A genomic segment from Nicotiana sylvestris chromosome 1, ASM39365v2, whole genome shotgun sequence encodes:
- the LOC138874786 gene encoding uncharacterized protein, whose product MEFGIEPEQLHEPFSVSTPVGESILATRAYRSCVITVRDRDTMADLIELGMVDFDVIMGMDWLYSCFAKLDCRTRTMRLEFPNEPVVEWKRDKVVPKGRFISYLKAAKMIRKGCIYHLVHVTDIDDEAPSLESVPVVNEFPDVFPDELPGVPPDRR is encoded by the coding sequence atggaatttgggatagaaccagaACAGCTTCATGAACCATTCTCGGTATCTACTCCGGTTGGTGAGTCAATTTTGGCTACTCGAGCTTATAGAAGTTGTGTTATCACGGTGCGTGATAGGGATACCATGGCCGATCTCATTGAATTAgggatggttgattttgatgtaataatgggaatggattggctttacTCATGTTTTGCCAAGCTTGATTGTCGAACTAGAACTATGAGGCTTGAGTTTCCTAATGAGCCTGTGGTGGAATGGAAGAGGGATAAGGTAGTGCCTAAAGgtcggtttatttcttaccttaaggctgcAAAGATGATCAGAAaagggtgtatctatcatttagtccATGTTACGGACATCGATGACGAGGCACCTAGCCTTGAGTCCGTACCtgttgtgaatgaatttccggatgtctttccagatgagctccctGGGGTTCCTCCAGACAGGAGATAG